The sequence below is a genomic window from Melospiza georgiana isolate bMelGeo1 chromosome 6, bMelGeo1.pri, whole genome shotgun sequence.
CGGCGGAGCCGGTGGCGCCTCGGAGGAGGCGGCGGTGGAGGGCATGGACTCGGGCGGCAGGAATTCCTCTGGCGCTCCGAACAGCACCCTGAGTGAGTCTCAGGGCAGCGCCATCCTCATCTCATTCATCTACTCCGTGGTGTGCCTGGTGGGGCTGTGCGGGAACTCCATGGTCATCTACGTGATCCTGCGTTATGCCAAGATGAAGACTGCCACCAACATCTACATCCTCAACTTGGCCATCGCGGATGAGCTGCTGATGCTTAGCGTCCCCTTTCTGGTTACCTCCACCCTGCTGCACCACTGGCCCTttggctccctgctctgccgcCTGGTGCTCAGCGTGGATGCCATCAACATGTTCACCAGCATCTACTGCCTGACGGTGCTCAGTGTGGACCGCTACATCGCCGTGGTGCACCCCATCAAGGCGGCCAGGTACCGCCGGCCCACGGTGGCTAAGATGGTCAACCTGGGTGTCTGGGTGCTTTCCATCCTCATCATCCTGCCCATCATCATCTTCTCCAACACAGCAGCCAACAGCGATGGAACAGTGGCTTGCAACATGCTCATGCCAGAGCCCACCCAGAGATGGCTGGTGGTCTTTGTGGTCTACACTTTTCTGATGGGCTTCTTGCTGCCTGTGGTGGCCATCTGCCTCTGCTACATCCTCATCATCGCTAAGATGCGCATGGTGGCCCTGAAGGCCGGCTGGCAGCAACGCAAACGCTCAGAGCGCAAGATCACCCTCATGGTcatgatggtggtgatggtcTTTGTCATCTGCTGGATGCCCTTCTACATTGTGCAGCTGGTCAATGTCTTTGTAGAGCAGGATGATGCCACCATCAGCCAGCTCTCTGTCATCTTGGGCTATGCCAACAGCTGTGCCAACCCTATCCTCTATGGTTTTCTCTCAGACAATTTCAAGCGGTCCTtccagaggctgctctgcctcagctgGATGGACAATGCTGCAGAGGAACCCATCGACTACTATGCCACTGCCCTCAAGAGCAGGGCATACAGCGTGGAGGACTTTCCCCCAGACAACTTGGAGTCAGGGAGCATGTACAGGAATGGCACTTGCACCTCCAGGATTACCACCCTCTGAGGAAGCATTCCTGTCCCCCAGCTCCCTTACTGCCCCCCAGCTGGAGGGTGAGCGAAGCCAGGGCTGTGGCAtggggaggctgggagggaggggattttgGTCCTGCCCACTCCCACCAGTGTTTAGTGCAAGAAAGAGCGAAGAAAATCCCACATCCTTGATTTGCTACCCCCCTGCACCCTCGTTGCCCCCCCTTGAAAACCAGTGCATTCTCTGATGCTGTGACATCCACTGAGGGAATTTTGGCTCTCGTGGGTTTGGTAGCTTAGGGTCTGGGGGCCTGGCTCTGCCACTCTTCTCTGTGTATGACAAGTGGCTGTAAAGGTCCTGCAGTGACTCCTCTCCCTCCATCTTTTGTACAGTTTGCCCTTCCCCTTGGCTGGTGGAACACCCCAGGCCACTGAGTCGAGCCTGCTTCAGTCAAGCCCCAGCATTCAGGCTCAGACTCCCCCCAGCTGAAAATGACCCCACTCAACATCTGTCAGTACACACCTCCCCTTCAGAGATTAGAAATGCTGGAAAAATTCCCCCCAACACGTACCGTGCCCTCACCCAGGAAGGAGTGAGTAGCCTCTCTCTGTGCCTACCTTTCCCTCCCCTGGAATAAAATAGAAAGCAGGTAGCAAAAAGTCCCTGAGAAAGAAGCAGCATAgtcacagagattttttttttgctttgcagaCAGCTTCCAACTCAGTGGGACTTTGGCTCTCTGTGCTACTTGGCCAAAGCAGAGTAGAAAAGGTCTTAGGAAAAAATCTGATTATTGCTGTGCTTTGGAGCTGTGCAGCAGGTTGCTCATGATGGGAGGTAGCAGTCCCGTgacacacagggagcagagagctgggactcaCTGAGATGGGAGCTGGGGGGACTGCTGAGTTGGGAAATGTTTGAATCTGTCCACACACAATAAAAAGCGTGCTGATAATAAAGTTTAAAGGGAGCATAGACTGTGAATCTGCTATCTTGAGCCTGCTCCATCAGCTGTGAAACAGCAATGAAGGGAGCTGAGACAGTTTTTGAATTACCTGGATGATGGCAAAGTCACTTTAGCCTATATGGAAAAAGGGGGAGTCATTTAAAAATCTCCACCAGTCTCTGAAATAAATACTTGACAGAAAAAGTAGCTGTTCAGTAATAGCTATTACCCTAGTTCCAGTTTCTTCTGTTgcactaaaaaaacccaacaaaatggGTTTCATATGTTGCCAATGTAATATACCGACCCAGAGCTTCTTAATGTTTCATTTCTGAGAATTCTTGTTTTTAATGTGTGCCAGATGTCTtcttgtttgatttttatttgattCTAGTCACTGTGTTGTGAACGTGTTTTTCTGAAGCAATTTATACTGTGTACTTATGTCTGTGGTGGCTACTTGCAAGGTTGCGTTTAAAATGGGTGATGCTCAAGAAGGCTTCTTTCCAGATAAAAACGTCTTTTTTTCTAactctttcattttcattgtCTCCCCCACAGAAATTCTCTCTtgaattttctctcttctcctcttATGACAAAACAAATTTCATATAGACAGATGAAGCTTTCTTTGATAAATGACAGCTGATTAAATGAAACCTTCTCTCCCTACTGCCTTTTATCCCACACAGAAGTGTTGGTACAGACTGTGTTGAAATAAGCAGCTATGTTTTTTGCTTTCTACCACCTATGCTAACAGTGTCACACAGTGGCAAGTCTCCCAGTAGCTGTAACAAATCACTTCTCTAGCACAATACTGTGGTTGTATCAATTATAACTACTGGCAATATGAAGCAAGAGACTGGAAAAATCTCTAGTAGCAGCATACCCATAGCATTGTACTCGTAGCTGCAGTGCTTAAGTACAGTGTAAAGTGTAAGGTTGACAATTAAGGCATCTAGTATTTGTGGTGGTGGATTGACTACAGATTTTTTGTTAAATTATACCCTTTAAATTTTCTCAGCAGCAAAAAGCAGGATGCTACTTTGTACATTTCTTTCACTGAAACTTAGGTACTGTTAAATGAATGTATAAATTTAGTATTTCAAAGTTGTCTGATTCAAAGTCCatcaaaatgagagaaaaaaagtcttaaTTCCCTTCAATGGACTGTGAGTCAGCTCCTTTTAGTCTAAAAATTGCTAATGTGGAAACTGTTACATccttattaaaatatttcatgaaaAGCTTTAACAATTGtacagtttcttttcttttacttccTAGTGGGcacaatttttaaagaaaacttgCAAATAATAAATTTTGTCATGTTTTACATGTACATATGGGGAAATGAGGATGAAATCACTTTATAAGCTCAAttaaattttcacagaaatcaaaTGTCTGTCAAAACAGTAAAATGCCCCATGACATCCATGATGCTATTTCCAGGGCTTCACTTGAATTCTCACTCACAGTATGTTCAAGATGGCATCAATCTCATAATCTTATGTGGTCCTTTTCCCCCAGGCATATCCTTATGTATGATCAGATTAGTCAGCCAAACAGAGAGTCAGTCTACTTTTTACTGTTGAATTTGTTTCACATCAAACACGATGAAGCAAGAGTGAAAAAGCATAGAGATTCATATTGCATGCTCAGCTTTAATGAAAAG
It includes:
- the SSTR1 gene encoding somatostatin receptor type 1; the protein is MLPNGTCPRLPGGAGSDSGHSDSGGSDSGGGGAGGASEEAAVEGMDSGGRNSSGAPNSTLSESQGSAILISFIYSVVCLVGLCGNSMVIYVILRYAKMKTATNIYILNLAIADELLMLSVPFLVTSTLLHHWPFGSLLCRLVLSVDAINMFTSIYCLTVLSVDRYIAVVHPIKAARYRRPTVAKMVNLGVWVLSILIILPIIIFSNTAANSDGTVACNMLMPEPTQRWLVVFVVYTFLMGFLLPVVAICLCYILIIAKMRMVALKAGWQQRKRSERKITLMVMMVVMVFVICWMPFYIVQLVNVFVEQDDATISQLSVILGYANSCANPILYGFLSDNFKRSFQRLLCLSWMDNAAEEPIDYYATALKSRAYSVEDFPPDNLESGSMYRNGTCTSRITTL